Proteins from a single region of Bos indicus isolate NIAB-ARS_2022 breed Sahiwal x Tharparkar chromosome 6, NIAB-ARS_B.indTharparkar_mat_pri_1.0, whole genome shotgun sequence:
- the DDIT4L gene encoding DNA damage-inducible transcript 4-like protein, translating into MVATGSLSSKNPASISELLDHGFYPGSLLNDFDYWDYVVPEPNLNEVVFEETTCQSLVKMLENCLSKSKHTKLGCSRVLVPEKLTQRIAQDVLRLSSTEPCGLRGCVMHVNLEIENVCKKLDRIVCDSSVVPTFELTLVFKQENCSWTSFRDFFFSRGRFSSGLRRTLILSSGFRLVKKKLYSLIGTTVIEEC; encoded by the exons ATGGTTGCAACTGGCAGTTTGAGCAGTAAGAACCCGGCCAGCATTTCAGAGTTGCTGGACCATGGCTTCTATCCGGGGAGCCTGCTAAATG ATTTTGACTACTGGGATTATGTTGTTCCTGAGCCCAACCTCAATGAGGTGGTATTTGAGGAGACAACTTGCCAGAGTTTGGTTAAAATGCTGGAGAACTGTCTGTCCAAATCTAAGCACACCAAACTTGGCTGCTCCAGAGTCCTTGTTCCTGAAAAACTGACCCAGAGGATTGCTCAAGACGTCCTGAGACTTTCCTCCACGGAGCCCTGTGGTCTGCGGGGCTGTGTTATGCACGTGAACTTGGAAATTGAAAATGTATGTAAAAAGCTGGATAGGATTGTGTGTGATTCTAGCGTGGTGCCCACCTTTGAGCTCACCCTTGTGTTTAAGCAGGAGAACTGCTCATGGACGAGCTTCAGGGATTTTTTCTTTAGTCGAGGTCGCTTCTCCTCTGGCCTCAGGCGAACTCTGATCCTGAGCTCAGGATTCCGACTTGTTAAGAAAAAGCTTTACTCCTTGATTGGCACAACAGTCATTGAAGAGTGCTAA